The Vibrio quintilis DNA window TGCGGTTTCTGTTGCTCAGGAAATGGAGAAAGTTCCTGACTTTGATCACGGGCGGCTTGAAGTGCGGGGCATGGCGGATACGCAGCCTGTTGCTTCCAACGATACTGCGTTAGGCCGGTCGGAAAACCGTCGTGTGGAAATCAGTATCTTGCAGGGTAAACCTTTGTATAGTGATGAAGTGAAGGCTGTCACGCCGGATCAGACGAATCAGTAATCCATTCCAATCCCATATGGTGATATTAAAGGCAGGCTGTCAGAGCCTGCCTTTTGTTTTTTCTGCACCAGTGTTTTTCCTGTCAGGGTTTCCTCATTTCCCTCATCTCATGTATAATCTTGCGCCTTCATCAATGAGTGTTTGCTGTACTTCAGATGAAAGTACCCCAGACGTATGTGTAAGTTTTTATCCGGATTGCGAAGTATCTTATGAAATTTATTGTTAAACCTCATCCTGAAATCTTTGTGAAAAGTGAATCAGTCCGTAAACGTTTTACGAAAATTCTTGAGTGTAATATTCGCAATATCGTAAAGAGCCGGACAGAATCTGTTGCTGTTTATAATCGTCGTGATCACATTGAGGTGACGGCTGTTTCCGATCAGTATTATCAGGAAGTGGTGGAAATTCTTACGCATACGCCGGGCATTCACCATGTCCTGGAAGTCGAGCAATCGGAATTCACCGATTTACATGACATTTATCAGCAGGTCTTAGCGCATCACCGTCACAATATCGAAAATAAGACATTTGTGGTTCGGGCTAAGCGACGTGGTAAGCATGACTTTACCTCAATTGAACTGGAACGCTATGTTGGCGGTGGCCTGAATCAGGCTGTTGAAAGTGCTAAGGTTAAGCTGAACAAACCTGATATCACCATTAAGGTTGAAATTGCAGATGATAAGCTGAACCTGATTATTGCCAGACATAAAGGGTTAGGTGGCTTTCCTCTGGGAACACAGGAAGATGTGTTGAGCCTGATTTCCGGCGGGTTTGATTCCGGGGTTTCCAGCTATCTGCATATCAAACGTGGCTCAAAAGTTCATTACTGCTTCTTCAATCTGGGTGGGCCGGCACACGAAATCGGCGTGAAACAGGTCGCCTCTTATCTGTGGAATAAATATGGTTCATCGGCAAAAGTCCGGTTTATTTCGGTCGACTTTGAACCGGTTGTGGCCGAAATTCTGGAAAAAGTCGATGACGGTCAGATGGGCGTGGTGCTTAAGCGGATGTTTATGCGGGCTGCGGGCATGATTGCAGAACGTTTTGGTATTCAGGCGTTAGTCACCGGAGAAGCGTTAGGCCAGGTATCCAGCCAGACACTAACCAATTTGCGTCATATTGATGGTGTAACAGATCGGTTGATTTTGCGTCCGCTGATTAACTGGGACAAAGAAGATATCATCAATCTGGCCAGAGATATTGGCACAGAAGATTTTGCCAAAACCATGCCGGAATACTGTGGTGTGATTTCCAGAAAGCCGACGGTCAAAGCGGTAAAAGAAAAGCTGGAAGCGGAAGAAGATAATTTTGACTTCTCCATTCTGGACGATGTGGTACATCAGGCGCGTCAGATGGATATCCGTGATATCGAAAAAGAAAGTCAGCAGGAAGTACCGGATATTGAGCTGGTCGATGCGGTGAATGAGCATGCGGTAGTGCTCGATATCCGCAGTCCGGATGAAGAAGACGAGCATCCGCTGGAGATTGATGGTGTCGAAGTTCGTCACTTACCTTTCTATAAACTGGCAACTCAGTTTGGCGATTTAGATCAGTCTAAAACTTATCTGCTTTATTGTGCTCGTGGTGTGATGAGTCGTTTGCAGGCGCTTTATCTGAAAGAGCAGGGGTTCGATAACGTGAAAGTTTACCGGCCAACTGCGTAAGTTTATCCCCGGTTTATATACCGTTTGATTAAAGCAATAGATTGAGCAGCCTTCGGGCTGCTTTTTTGTGTTCAACGGATTTTGTGTTCAGCGGATTGTTTGTATGATTTTTCATCAATAAATATAGTGTCAACAGGTTTGAATTCAATGAGAGGAAAAACAGGTTTTCAGGGTGGGCAAATACAAAAACGCACCGCCATAAAGGCGGTGCAAACATTTGACAGACAGGTCAAAATTTAATACAGGAAGTATGTTTCTATAACATATTCGTTACAAAAACGGTGGTAAATACCACCAGACTCGAAATACGAGCTTGCAAACACAACATCGCAACACAAAGTCTAATGATTCACAAGGGAATCAAGCCGTTAAGACTTGTTTGCGGGGCAGAATATAGAATTTTTCTGGAGGTCTCACAACGGACAAATTATAATGCTTCGCATTAAAAAAACTAATCCGTAATTTTAGGACGAAAGTGTGAATAAAAAATTACCACCACTAAATTCATTACGTGTTTTTGAATCGGCTGCACGTCACTTAAGTTTTACCAAGGCTGCTGAAGAATTGTTTGTGACCCAGGCTGCAGTGAGCCATCAAATCAAATCACTAGAAGAGTTTCTTGGGATTAAGCTTTTTATCAGAAGAAATCGCTCTTTATTACTAACAGATGAAGGACAAAATTATTTTTTCGATATCAAAGATGTTTTTACCTTTATTCAGGATGCGACGAATAAATTGCTGGAACGGAGTGAAAAAGGCGCTTTAACCATTAGTTTGCCTCCCAGTTTTGCTATTCAATGGCTGGTGCCGCGTTTGGCGGACTTTAACCGGCAGCAGCCTGATATTGATGTTCGGATAAAAGCAGTTGATAAGTATGAAGGGTCATTGCTTGATGATGTCGATGTTGCTATTTATTACGGCAAAGGGCTTTGGCCCGGCCTGAGGGCTGATAAGTTGTATCAGGAGTTTTTAATACCGCTGTGTGCCCCGTCTTTAATCCATGAAGGTTATGCGTTTCAGTCACTGAATGATCTGCAGCACCACACGCTATTACATGACGAATCCCGCAAAGACTGGCAACAGTTTACAAGGGAAAACGGGTTAGAACTTGAAAATGTGAATTATGGCCCTATTTTCAGTCATTCAACCATGGTTTTACAGGCAGCGGCGCTGGGGCAGGGGATTGCTCTGGGAAATAACGTTCTGGCGCAACCAGAAGTTGATGCTGGGCGTTTGGTGGCACCATTTGATAAAGTATTAATGACGGACAATGCTTTCTATCTGGTTTGCCATGAAACTCAGGCACATACCGGACGGATAGCGACATTCCGTAACTGGATGCTCAACCGGGCAAGACAGGAACAAGAGGTAATA harbors:
- a CDS encoding transcriptional regulator GcvA, which produces MNKKLPPLNSLRVFESAARHLSFTKAAEELFVTQAAVSHQIKSLEEFLGIKLFIRRNRSLLLTDEGQNYFFDIKDVFTFIQDATNKLLERSEKGALTISLPPSFAIQWLVPRLADFNRQQPDIDVRIKAVDKYEGSLLDDVDVAIYYGKGLWPGLRADKLYQEFLIPLCAPSLIHEGYAFQSLNDLQHHTLLHDESRKDWQQFTRENGLELENVNYGPIFSHSTMVLQAAALGQGIALGNNVLAQPEVDAGRLVAPFDKVLMTDNAFYLVCHETQAHTGRIATFRNWMLNRARQEQEVILDEGIAVD
- the thiI gene encoding tRNA uracil 4-sulfurtransferase ThiI encodes the protein MKFIVKPHPEIFVKSESVRKRFTKILECNIRNIVKSRTESVAVYNRRDHIEVTAVSDQYYQEVVEILTHTPGIHHVLEVEQSEFTDLHDIYQQVLAHHRHNIENKTFVVRAKRRGKHDFTSIELERYVGGGLNQAVESAKVKLNKPDITIKVEIADDKLNLIIARHKGLGGFPLGTQEDVLSLISGGFDSGVSSYLHIKRGSKVHYCFFNLGGPAHEIGVKQVASYLWNKYGSSAKVRFISVDFEPVVAEILEKVDDGQMGVVLKRMFMRAAGMIAERFGIQALVTGEALGQVSSQTLTNLRHIDGVTDRLILRPLINWDKEDIINLARDIGTEDFAKTMPEYCGVISRKPTVKAVKEKLEAEEDNFDFSILDDVVHQARQMDIRDIEKESQQEVPDIELVDAVNEHAVVLDIRSPDEEDEHPLEIDGVEVRHLPFYKLATQFGDLDQSKTYLLYCARGVMSRLQALYLKEQGFDNVKVYRPTA